The Thermoanaerobaculia bacterium genomic interval GGCGGGTTCCTGATGGCGTTGAAGAGCGGGCTGCCGGTCGTGCCGGTGGGCCTCCACGGCACCCTGGCCGTGCAGTCGCGGCACAGCTTCCTGATCCGGCCGCAGACCGTCACGGTGCAGTTCGGCGAGGCGATCGCCATCGCTGGACGTTCGATCCGGGAGCTGCCGGTGGTGACCGAAGAGGTGCGCGTCCGGGTGGCGGCTCTCGCCGGGACCGAGTGCGCAGACGAGGACATTTCGCTATGAACGGGAGAGGATGAACCATCGATGAGCGGTCCGAACGTTTTGAACGAGGATCAGATCTGGGAAGTTCTGAAGGGTGTCCGGTTTCCGGGCATGAGCCGCGACATCGTCTCGTTCGGTTTCGTGAAGCAGCTCGCGATCGACGGCGGCACGGTGCGTGTGCGGCTCGTCATCACGACGCAGAATCGCGCCGCGGCCGAGCAGGTGCAGGCCGATGTCGAGCGCGCCGTCGGCGCCTTGCCGGGGGTGGCTGGCGTCGCCGTCGAAATCGAGGTCGCGGCGCCGCCGTCGCGCGAGGAGACGGCGGCGCGGGCGATCGCGCAGAACCCGAACCTGATCCCGGAGGTCCGCGCCGTGGTCGCGGTGGCGAGCGGCAAGGGCGGCGTCGGGAAGTCGACGGTGGCGAGCAATCTCGCGATCGCGCTCGGGCAGTCCGGCCACCGTGTCGGCCTCCTCGACGTCGACATCTACGGACCGTCGCTGCCGACGATGTTCGGCATCGACGAACGCCCGGTGGTCATCGGCAACCGGATCCGGCCGTTCGAGAAGTACGGCATCAGGCTCATGTCCCTGGGGTTCATCCTCGACACCGACACGCCGGTCATCTGGCGCGGTCCGATGGTGATGAAAGCGATCGAGCAGATGCTCGGCGATGTCGACTGGGGAGCGCTCGATTTCCTCATTCTCGACATGCCGCCTGGCACCGGTGACGCCCAGCTCTCCGTCATCCAGAAGGTCTCCGTCGCCGGCGCTGTGATCGTCACCACGCCCCAGGACGTCGCCCTCTTCGACGCCCGCAAGGGCCTCGCGATGTTCCGCAAGATGGAGGTTCCGGTCCTGGGCATCGTCGAGAACATGTCGACCTTCGTCTGCCCGAACTGCGGCCACGAGACCCATGTCTTCCGCAGCGGCGGCGGCGAACGAACCGCGCGCGAGCTCGACACGCCGTTCCTCGGCTCCGTCCCCCTCGACGCCGCGATCGCCGAAGGCGGCGACGCCGGCACCCCCATCGTCATCGCCCAGCCCCAAGGCCCCCACGCCGCCGCCTTCGCCAGGATCGCCGCCGCCGTGGCAGCGTCCGTCGCGCTCCGCAATCCCTAGGCACCGGGAGCACGGGCTTTCCTGGCCGGGGAGGGGATAGGATCGATGGTGTAAGGGTGGGTGTAGCGGGTGTACACTTTGGTGTATGCGGACGAATGTGCACCTGGATGACGAGCTCCTGCAGGAGGCGATGCGGCTCGCCGGAGCGAAGACCAAGCGGGCCATGCTCGATCAGGCGCTGCGTTTCTTCGTCGAGCGGAAGAATGCCGAACGCGATCTCGAGAGCTATCGCGAGCGGCTGAAGCGGGTGCAGGCGAAGACGGCCGGCCTGCGCTTCGCCGACAGCGCCACCGAGCTGGTGCGCCGGGATCGCGAGCGCGGGTGAAGGGCTTCGTCCTCGACACCAGCGTGGCGATCGCGGTCTATCTGCCGGAGGTCTTTTCGCCTGCGGCCAGGAGCCACTGGGAGCGCATCGCGGCGACGGGCGCCCGGTGCGTCGTTCCTTCGCTGCACCTGTGGGAGTTCGGCAACGTGCTCAGAACCCGTGTCCGCGCCGGAGCCCTGACCGAGTCGGATGCGCTCGANNNNNNNNNNNNNNNNNNNNNNNNNNNNNNNNNNNNNNNNNNNNNNNNNNNNNNNNNNNNNNNNNNNNNNNNNNNNNNNNNNNNNNNNNNNNNNNNNNNNCGCGCGATCCGCGAGCCACTCTCCGCAGGCCCGACGACGATCAGCCCGGCGTCGAACCGCTTGGCCGCTTCCTCGAGGGCCAGGGCCGGCGGTGCTGGAGTCAGGCGGAACCCGGCAAGCTCTCCGGGTCGTGCGCCGACCCGCTCGGCCTGGGCTACGAGGGCGCGCTCGAGGGCCGCTTCGTGGTCCGCCAGCAGCTCGTCGCTCGCCCAGGCCACAGGAAACGGGTCCCCGATGTAGGGCATCGGCGGCACATAGGCGTGCACGACTTCGAGCTGCGCACCCACCAGGCGGGAAAAGGCGATCGCGCTCGCCAGGACGCCGTCGCTCTGCGCGGCGAGGGAGCTTCCGACGACGATTCTGCTGAGGCGCTGGATCATGGGGACCTCCTCGGAGAGAGGCAGGAGACGGCAGGACGACGAGGCGTCCTGCCTGATCCAGTGTAGGGGTGCCTGCGAGGGGCGGACACACCCCGTACGCGGGGCGTGTCCCGCCCCGCCGGGCGGGGCGCTATCCTAGAGCCAGGACCGGAAGGAGAGAGAATCGCGATGAGAGTCGCCGTCGTTGCGGATGCACATCTGGGCGGACCCGGGGGCGAAGCGCAGCCGCTCGTCGACCAGCTGTTGCGGCTCCCAGGAGAGGGCGCAGGCCGTCTGGTGCTCCTGGGCGACCTCTTCCAGGCCTGGGTCGGTTTTCATCAGTACGAGACGCCGGGCATCCGGCGCTTCGTCGACGCCATTGCGACGCTGCGCCGGCAGGGCTTGCGCGTCGACTATGTCGAAGGCAACCGCGACTTTTTTCTCGCCGAGGGCCCCTATCGAGGGAGCTTCGACTCGGTCGGCGTCGAATGCGCCTTCGAGGCCGGCGGCGTGCGCTACCTCGCGGTGCACGGCGACGGACTGAACGACCGCGACCGGCAGTACCTGGCCTGGCGCTGGCTGTCGAAGAGCGGGGCGGTCCGGATGGTGATTCGCGGCGTGCCGCGCCGGGTGGTCGGCAGGCTCGTGGATGCCGCCGAGCGCCGGCTCTCGCGCACCAACTTCAAGCACAAGGCGGAGGTCCCGGAGGTGCCGATTCGCCGCTTCGGCACGCGGCGACTGGCCGAGGGGCACGATGTTCTCCTGCTCGGCCACTTTCACGAGCCGCGCACCTACCTCGTGCCGGGCGGGGAGATCCGTCTGCTCGACGCCTGGTTCCGGAGCCGACGGGTCGAATGGCTCGGATAGACTTTTTCCATGTCCACGATCGCCGGTCCCGTTCCGGCCCAAGCGCTGCGAGGACCGAGTCTCCCGGCGCTGCGCCTGACGATGCT includes:
- a CDS encoding universal stress protein, with amino-acid sequence MIQRLSRIVVGSSLAAQSDGVLASAIAFSRLVGAQLEVVHAYVPPMPYIGDPFPVAWASDELLADHEAALERALVAQAERVGARPGELAGFRLTPAPPALALEEAAKRFDAGLIVVGPAESGSRIAR
- a CDS encoding type II toxin-antitoxin system VapC family toxin — its product is MKGFVLDTSVAIAVYLPEVFSPAARSHWERIAATGARCVVPSLHLWEFGNVLRTRVRAGALTESDAL
- a CDS encoding type II toxin-antitoxin system VapB family antitoxin translates to MRTNVHLDDELLQEAMRLAGAKTKRAMLDQALRFFVERKNAERDLESYRERLKRVQAKTAGLRFADSATELVRRDRERG
- a CDS encoding UDP-2,3-diacylglucosamine diphosphatase, whose translation is MRVAVVADAHLGGPGGEAQPLVDQLLRLPGEGAGRLVLLGDLFQAWVGFHQYETPGIRRFVDAIATLRRQGLRVDYVEGNRDFFLAEGPYRGSFDSVGVECAFEAGGVRYLAVHGDGLNDRDRQYLAWRWLSKSGAVRMVIRGVPRRVVGRLVDAAERRLSRTNFKHKAEVPEVPIRRFGTRRLAEGHDVLLLGHFHEPRTYLVPGGEIRLLDAWFRSRRVEWLG
- a CDS encoding Mrp/NBP35 family ATP-binding protein, which produces MSGPNVLNEDQIWEVLKGVRFPGMSRDIVSFGFVKQLAIDGGTVRVRLVITTQNRAAAEQVQADVERAVGALPGVAGVAVEIEVAAPPSREETAARAIAQNPNLIPEVRAVVAVASGKGGVGKSTVASNLAIALGQSGHRVGLLDVDIYGPSLPTMFGIDERPVVIGNRIRPFEKYGIRLMSLGFILDTDTPVIWRGPMVMKAIEQMLGDVDWGALDFLILDMPPGTGDAQLSVIQKVSVAGAVIVTTPQDVALFDARKGLAMFRKMEVPVLGIVENMSTFVCPNCGHETHVFRSGGGERTARELDTPFLGSVPLDAAIAEGGDAGTPIVIAQPQGPHAAAFARIAAAVAASVALRNP